The Hordeum vulgare subsp. vulgare chromosome 7H, MorexV3_pseudomolecules_assembly, whole genome shotgun sequence DNA window tttTGTAAATTAGTATTACTATATCTtaatgctcttatatttcttttacGGAGGAAGTACTAACCAACATTTCTTGACATATTGTGGCAATTCGAGAAACTAAAAAATTATCAAGACATGGTAACTTGGCACAAGGTTTCAAACCGAAAACAATCAATGTAAAAGTTGCTCAGTTTGTATTGAATCTTTGCTTGTTTATGTGAATCTTTTAATTAATAATGTACACGTGCTTGTGCCTTCCACTAGTATACATAGCCTTAGTATTCAAAGGCCCATGTCGTCGAGTTCGTCTAGGGCCTTCCCAAACATAGGGTCGGCCCTGCTTGATGGTGATGctgctcctgcctgcctgctcgtccGCTGTCCGAAGGAAACTGCTAGTACATGCACTATCAGTGTAGTGTAGACTCGTCGCCCGTTCAATGGTTCCAGTCAGCATCCAGCTACTACGCCATGGAATCACTGGCTTTGGGTCTGGGGCGACGCAGGCTTGACCCAGCTAGGTACGTCCCCTCtgggaagatcatcatgacactaAGTACTCTAGTTCTAGTACGACAATGCAAGGTGCATCTTTGTACAGTGTCCAAAGCCACGAAATGTCGAGGAAAGTAgcactagttgcaggtgcagcacAAGTTGGACAGGACGAACAAGTTGCAGCACAAAGAGGCGAAAGTGAAGCCAGAACAAATGGTTCCTATAATACTAGCCTCCATTTGTGACCATTCCAGAGATCAACTCTTCATCAGTGCCTCACCAAACATGGATGCACGATCCACCCCTTTGCTCCTACTACTAAATttggtccttctgtttctgcgcgtcTCCGCTCGGGAGTTCCTCTCGCCGGGCTCCTCCATGCCCGTAGAGGATAGTTCCGACGTGCTCCGGTCACCGGATGGCACTTTCACCTGCGGCTTCAACAAAATTTCCCAAACTGCCTCCATCTTCTCCATTTGGTACTCCAACACGGCTGAAAAGACGGTGGTCTGGAGCGCGAATCATCTCCACCCCGTTTGCTTCAAGGGTTCCCGGGTCACGCTAGATCCGGATGGCCGGATGGCCGCAGAAGACTACGACGGCCGCCCCGTCTGGGAAAACaatgtgtcttcttcttcttcttcgaatgCCCTGCGAGCTCAGCTGCTCGACACCGGGAACCTCGTCGTCAATGGCCAAGGTGACATCATTCTGTGGCAAAGTTTCCATTCTCCTACCGACACATTGCTGCCCTATCAGAACATTACCAGTGCTACAAAGTTGGTATCTGCTAGCAGGCTACTTGTCCCTGGGCGCTACAGCTTCCATTTTGATGATGAACATATACTCACACTGTTTAATGATGAGAAGGATATCTCTTTTAAATATTGGCCAAATCCTAGTAATGATATATGGACAAAGAACAGAAATGCGTTTAGTACCACCACAGTTGGGTTCCTCGATAGCTCGGGCTATTTTCTTGGTAGTGACAACTTAACTTTGAAGGCTGTTGATTGGGGTCAAGGGGTTACGAGGAGACTAACATTGGATTATGATGGCAACCTTAGATTATACAGTCTAAATAAGATAGATGGAACATGGTCAGTCACATGGATGGCATATCCACAGACTTGCTCGGTTCATGGGCTGTGTGGCATTAATGGGATATGTGTGTACACGCCCAAGCCTGCTTGTGCGTGTGCTCCTGGGCATGAGATAATCGACCCAAGTGACCGGAGCCAAGGTTGCAAACCAAAATTCAATCTCAGTTGTAATGGACAGGAGATGTTTGTGAAGCTACCCGCCACCGACTTCCATGGTAATGATCTTCGATTGAATACCATAGTTTCACTTGATGAATGCAAGAATATATGCTTGAAGGACTGCAGTTGCAAAGGTTTTGCATATTGGCAAGGAACCAGGCTTTGCTATCCAAAGGTTGATGGTTCTATACATATCAAGATTCCTAAAACACTACAGGTCCCAAAGTCATCAGTTCCTCACTCGCAACCTTTTGGTCCTAGATATGTTCCTAATTGCAGTGCAAAGAGTAACTATTTCACTCCATATTTTTCGGATCAACCTAAAAGTAGTCAAAGTGGATCACACTCACAATacttgtacttggcatatgggttCTTGTTAGCGATATTTTGTGTGGAGGTAATATTTGTGGCACTAGGATGCTGGTTTTTGTTCGTAAGGGAGGGCAAAAAGTTAATAGGAGTATGGCCAGCTGAGGTTGGTTATGAAATGGTAACCAACCATTTCCGCAGATACACTTACAAAGAGTTGCAGACAGCAACTCAAAAGTTCAAGGATCGGATTGGATGTGGAGCATTTGGTCTTGTATACAAGGGGGTCCTAAAAGACAAGAGGGCTGTAGCGGTGAAAAAGTTGGCAGACATAAACCAAGGGGAACAAGAATTCCAACATGAACTGAGTGTGATTGGAAGGATTTACCCTATGAATCTGGTGAGGGTTTGGGGATTTTGTTCTGATGGCTCACACAGAATATTGGTTTTAGAGTACATCGAGAATggttctttggataaaaccttgtttTGTAGCGAAAAGTTACTTGGATGGAACAGAAGGTTTAAGATTGCTCTAGGGGTGGCAAAAGCATTGGCCTATCTTCATCACGAGTGCTTGGAGTGGGTTATCCACTATGACATCAAGCCTGAGAATATATTGTTGGATGAGAACTTGGAGCCAAAGGTCAGCGACTTTGGCCTTGCAAAACTTGTGAACAGAAGTGGATCCAATAAAAATGTATCAAGGATTCATGGAACTAGAGGTTATATAGCTCCTGAGTGGGTGTCTAGCCAGCCAATAACAGCAAAGGTTGATGTCTACAGCTTCGGAGTGGTTCTCCTAGAACTACTCATGGGGGCTCGTGTGTCAGATTGGGCGTCAAATGCCGGCGAGGAAGTGGAAATGGTCCTTCGAAGCATCGTTAGGATGCTTACAGAAAATATGATGCTGGAGGGCAGCCAACAGTTATGGCTTGTTGACTTCATTGACTCGATGTTGAACGGGCAGTTCGATGATCTGCAAGCAAGAACAATGGTCAAGTTTGCTGTGTCATGCCTAGAAGACGACAGTAGGAAAAGGCCCACTATGGAAAATCTCGTGCAGATGCTTTTGTCGGTTGATGAAGATAGTGGTATAATGCAGTAGTATGCTACCAACTATACAAAGGAGTTTGACGCTTTACACAACATGTCATGTATGGTTATTTTTTGATCGAAAACAAGATATTGGGATGTGTGTCATGTATTCGTACTGTTGTCATTACATGGACATCATAGTTGTATACTTAGCaagtttcacttttcttttggttTGTGTCTAAACTGGGTTAGCACACTAGGTGGAGTCATATTGGGTGTGCCTTGGAATTCTTCAAGGAATTGAACACTGAGTTGGTTTGTAAGAAAGTTATATAATGCAATGAAAATTCACTAGAAAAATCGGTGGAGTTGGAGCAGCCCAAAATCCACCAATCTATTCTTCCATTTGTTGCAGAGAGAGATGTATCGATCAGCTGCAAAAAAATTCGACCAGTTTGACGTACCTGAGTCCTAGGATGTGATCCTCTGTAACAAGCTATATGCCCGTAGTGAATTTCAATTTCACATTTTGACCACACCGCCAGATATGTATCGTTCAAGTACTAATATTTGTGTGAAAGTTATGCTAGTAACTAATCGATAGTAACTTTCTCTATCACTATTAGGACTTGTTCGGTTACTTCAAATTGGAAGGGATTTGAAGGGGATTgagagggattaaatcccctacaagtcaaattccacttcaatcccctccaatcctctccAATCTCCTCGTGgaagggattaaccgaacaagcccttagCGAGTTAGAGTTTTCAATTAGCGCTATTGATAGCTACCGACCCGCTACCAAACTCAGCTATATATAATTACTTTTCTTTGTATTTGCTATTACCGAATTTTGCTAAGTCTTTGGTTCCTAACAGAATTTCGAAATCATACACGGTCTCTATTGAGAGGAACGACCCATCAAGGCACCTCCGGAGTACTATCACTGCTGCTCCTTTCCGTTAGGTATTTATACTGAGATTTGGGTGAAAGGGAGATGGAGAAAGGATAACAAACACAATAGTTAGCCGGAATATACAACCGTGTATCAGATTTAAAAAGAGTTGTAAAATGAAGTTTTCTAAATCGTGTCCCTTAGGTATCTGGTTCACAAATAAAGGAGTTGTTTGGTTAGTTTGCACAAACCCAGAAAACAACGATTACACCACATCCACTTGAAAGGATACCCCATCGATCAAGAGCATCGAGGACCAGACAGCTCCGACTTTAATCAAGAGCCTCACTAATGAAAGAAGTATGCCTTGcaccaaccctagccgcctccccctccccctcccttcctcgtcgtcgtctgaggcagccgccgggcaagcccggggcgccaaggatggtggcggcggggcctaggCTGCCCTGCATCTACATGCGGAGAcccggatctggagcggcggctccATTGACGAGGCACGGCAGGCTAGCAGCCGTGCAGGAGGTGGATCCGGCGTCTCGGCCGCGTGGGCGGCGAGATCCGGTGGTCGTTGGCGTCCTGCGGCGGCTTTTGCGGTGGCCGGTGCGCGCGATCTggcgcctctcccctcctcccctgTTAGGCGTGCGGGGCAGCCTGGTCGGGCCGCGCTTTCTTGGATTGCCGGTTTTGTACAGGAGGTGCTGCTGGTGgtggggatctagttcgggcgaaatccctggtCGGCCATGGCCGACCGCATCGATGGCGACACCTGAGGGCGTCGTTCCCCAtcttggaggcgtcggtatggactgatcccctcacttccccttcccctaggtctcccgggcgaaagccttaactttgttgggcggcggcggcgctcacggcgccattcccttcttgaaggcgccgctttgggaaccttggggctgggtggcgcttgtgggtggtgggcgatgGCGGTGGTGCgaccctatcctagcatggatctccgtctgttgcttggagatggactcgcgtaggtggaggtcgtcgtttggcgtcatgatggcgtcgatggcgaaggcacctgccaaggccgttacctcaatctgatctgaagatggactagtggaagatggcggcgacgacacatgtgagtgcgttggatcggtttgtgccccggacccggtatgtggctcggtcagggtctccggctttagatgttaggcttaggtgagaggtctgggtatttggttcagcttgcaccccttcatcatatgaatAGGAGTAGCGAtagatgttgccaagatggcggattcagacatattgttgtactgctttgtaaggtcctcgaaaataatcaataaaatgaccgcatgcatctcccagatgcagaggccggggttcatcctccttttctaaaaaaatgccTTGCACCAACATAGCCCGAACTACCAATCACACGACAACATTGCCGCATTGACGCCCCGCGACGGTACAACACCGACTTCATGCTTGGGACATGACTGACAGTCGATGACAAAGAAAATATGAGACTTTGCTCCTCAAGTTATTACCATGCTTGCCGCACAGGTCGCAACACGCACAGAAACACTGCTTGCGTCGAGTGTCCAATAATTGAGCCCTATCGGCTTCTGATGAAGAGTTGACATTGTTTACCACACAGGCTCGCTATTGTTATCCTCTACAACCATTTCGTCATCCACATATAGCATGACTTGGAACTACATGAGCACGTGGGGGTGGAGATGCTTTTCGCTCCAGATGAGAATATCGtctctttttctttttgggaCATCATATGACAGTCTTCTCAAACTACTTATTTTTAAAGTGTAAGTGAAAGTACCATCTGGTGAATGGAAAACGACCGAGCTATCGATGAGCAAGAGGAATTCATGAGCTGAAATGCGCAAAAATAGATGATCAAATTCAACAGGAGAGAGTTAGAGCATGCATCGATATTTGTTGAGGCAAGTTAGATCTTAACTTCTTAAGATTGATAAAAAATGGATGCTATTATAGGAAACGACTAATGGTACACACTCCAAGGGAAGCCATGTGCTTCTATTATAATTAAATAAAAAATCATGAACAGAAATAAATTTGAAATTATTAGTTGCTTGTCCATTCCTGGAGAGCAATAGCTCATCAACGATGCAACCAATAgtttttttttgtcttttttttttTTGGCAAATAGATGCAACCAATACTCCAATAGTTAGTTGGAAAGTCTTTGCCATTAAGTTTGAGGATTGTTGAATTGTACTCCTGCCGATCCACATTACTAAGGCCGTGTCAATTAATATGGATTGGAGGTAGTATGTTTTTTTCAGCTGGCTGATGTATGTACCACGACCATGCCGATGCTGCTGTTGGCCTAGCACTTGGGCCGATGGTGATGGATTTGGCCCAGCTCGCAAGATGAAAGCAGCCCTACAAGTAGCAAGAGGCAAGAGGCATGATGAATGATAAGTAATTAGTTTGCTACTTGTTTGTGACAATTATAAGTATATATGATTCGTCAGTATTATTCAACAGTTTGTGACAATGGTAAGTAATTAGTTTGCTAGTTGTTGGCAAGCTCCCAATCACTATCTGAAAGAAATGGTAAACTTGGCAACATATGGATTTTATCGCTGCAGATAGACTGATGATGCTCaccatttttcaaaaagaaataaaaaactgaCATCACAGTAACAGTACATGAAAATTCAAACATGAGCATTCGGACAGGAAAATAACAGGTTATGCTTTGCAGCACATGATTCAGTGCAATAATTATGTCCAGTCGTCGGATAGCAATCATAGCATGGCGACTAGTGGTCTTAATTCAGAAAGTTCAACCAGAAGCTTTCCAATCACAACGCTGCTAGTACTCTGGGGGATGAGTTTCAAATTGTAAATCCTCTCAAGCAAGCGTCTTACTAAGTTCCTGATTTCCTGGCGTCCTTGGCTAAAAAATTCCGTGGAAAAACAGTTCACCTCTTTGATTATTAATTGGCTTATGGATCCATCCAGCATTGGTTTGAGACATGTCAGTTCACACATTATCATCTATCGCTCCGCGAGATACACAAATGAAGACTTGAGACTGACGCAAGAACCTTTATGGTGGCCATGGTGCGTAGTGACATATTTGCATACCCTACCTGCCTCAAAGTTTCGTTCATGAAGAGATTCCTATACTACTAAAAACAGATTCATTGTGAGAGAGGATATTTCAAGGTAGTTATCTTTAGTATTTTAGTTCCTACAACGACTACTTCTCATGTTACTAATTTATCTTTAGTATTTTAATTCTTACAACTTTTCTCTTGTTACTAATTATTATCTTTAGTATTTTAATTCTTAAGGGATAATACAAGTTCAAGATAGAAAATTGAAACAAATTAAAGGTGGCTACAAATTTAATTTCACACTTTCTCTCATTTATCTTTGCCCAAGATTCCTTACTACTTTAGTAAGGAAGTACTTTgtattcaaatattttcaaacctCCTCGCCAGATATCAATGTGGTGCCGAGCGACAAACCCTAAAATTGGGAAAACAAATATTACGAAAAATAGAAATAATGGTCATGTTCCACGTTTTTGTACATATTTAAACAATTCATCGCTTATTGAAAAATGTACGTCAGATATTTATAAAATATTCATCTCATTTAATAATATATTCATTGGGTAGTTTTTGAAGAAAATACACGTGTGCACAAAAACATAGAACGGAAGAAAATgacagaaaatgaaaataaaagtgaaaaaaaGCTGGAATAGGCTAGCAGAAAGTCAGAATGAAAAAAGAAATGTTGCTTGTGGTGGAACCAGCCCATCACGGTTCAGTCCTAAACTTGGCATGGATGCTCGCATAATTCTGTGTTTACTTCTGACTTTTCGGCAATGTTTTTTCAGTGGAGGAGATGTTTTCATCGACTACGAGGCGAATGAGACGACTTCATCAATCTTAAGATATTTTGTCAGCTCGGTCTTCTGTAAGTGCTTATAGGGATAGAGTATATGTGCATGCGTGCGTTCATAAGATGATTGTACTACATTAAAAGCGtcagaaataaataaataagtaaacaAGAGAAGCAGAGTAACTGAAGAAAAGAATGAGCCACTAGTGCTGGACAACAAAAACCCATGAGAACTTCTCCCGCTTATTCATCTTTTGCTCCTATATGACGCAAGCGTGACACACTGGAACGAAGTAATTATGTTCGGTAACGCCGAAGTTTGAGCACTTGTCAgaacatggttaatagtatagccaactgctggctataagcagtcttatagctcactttatagctagcttgtataatagttagctataaaagagtactacttttatcatatatggcccatgTTTCATTCTCATAAAgcgcctaggagcacgtgctagagctggctcttcgcgaagagcccgcttcccttctctctcctcttctctctcatccaactcagcagaaatatagtattttaatccttacagcctgctgactgtaccttattgtacctgCTCTCACAAGCCACATGAGCTGATGTGTTTCGGTGTCTGCACAGGAAGTCCGACGTATAAGAAATATCAGCAGAGAAAGTTCTAAAATTTATGAAGAACACTTGAAAAGCGCAAACATTCTTTTGACATTTTACACAATACTTAAATAAATATTATGTTTTAAGATTCCCGAATATTTTGAAAATTATGAAGAACACTTGAAAACACGAATTTGTTAATTTGAACAGTTCTTAAAACATGGATATTTTAAAAATACACAATTGTTTTCGAACGCAACAATGTTTctacaaacaaaaataaacttGATAGTTGGACAAAAATTAAAGTAAAAAGGAAAGTAAGagtaaaacaaaacagaaaaagattgaATACAAAAATAGAAAACGATAAAAGAATTAATAAACTCGGTTCAAAGAGCCTTCTGGAAAGTTCCAAAAAACCAGTGAAATTCCTGAACCAAATAAAGTAAAGAGCCCATTTCTCGTACTGCGAGGTTTCCCCTATGTGTGCGCCCGACACTTTGATGCAGAGATTCCATGCCAAACTAGAAATCCAGGAAAATGCAATTCTTTGTTGGGGGCCTCCTCTTTGGGCAAATCGCACATAATGAGCGACGATGGACCCGCCCATGTAGTTTAACGTACGAGCATCCTTCCAATGTTtgtataattttttttctttggtgTTTTTAGTCTCAGTTTTTATTTGTATTAGCTTTCCTTTTTCCTTGTTACCTTTTCCTCTtcattttccctttttattttatgaaaCCGTTTGAGATCATTTTTATTATTAGTAATATttcataagttcaacaaaatggaaATGCCAGTGGCAAAAAAAATGACAAGGTTCAAAATTAAAAAGCAGGATTTTACAATATGTTAAAAAAAATATGTTCATTATTTCTATAAATTCTTCAAGAATTCTTTTAAAATATGCGAAACTTTAAAAAGGTTTAAAAAATTAAAAGCTATTCACCTTACAAAAATCGCATTTTCACTCTGTCAAATAGATAAATATTTGTGT harbors:
- the LOC123412853 gene encoding putative receptor protein kinase ZmPK1, which translates into the protein MVPIILASICDHSRDQLFISASPNMDARSTPLLLLLNLVLLFLRVSAREFLSPGSSMPVEDSSDVLRSPDGTFTCGFNKISQTASIFSIWYSNTAEKTVVWSANHLHPVCFKGSRVTLDPDGRMAAEDYDGRPVWENNVSSSSSSNALRAQLLDTGNLVVNGQGDIILWQSFHSPTDTLLPYQNITSATKLVSASRLLVPGRYSFHFDDEHILTLFNDEKDISFKYWPNPSNDIWTKNRNAFSTTTVGFLDSSGYFLGSDNLTLKAVDWGQGVTRRLTLDYDGNLRLYSLNKIDGTWSVTWMAYPQTCSVHGLCGINGICVYTPKPACACAPGHEIIDPSDRSQGCKPKFNLSCNGQEMFVKLPATDFHGNDLRLNTIVSLDECKNICLKDCSCKGFAYWQGTRLCYPKVDGSIHIKIPKTLQVPKSSVPHSQPFGPRYVPNCSAKSNYFTPYFSDQPKSSQSGSHSQYLYLAYGFLLAIFCVEVIFVALGCWFLFVREGKKLIGVWPAEVGYEMVTNHFRRYTYKELQTATQKFKDRIGCGAFGLVYKGVLKDKRAVAVKKLADINQGEQEFQHELSVIGRIYPMNLVRVWGFCSDGSHRILVLEYIENGSLDKTLFCSEKLLGWNRRFKIALGVAKALAYLHHECLEWVIHYDIKPENILLDENLEPKVSDFGLAKLVNRSGSNKNVSRIHGTRGYIAPEWVSSQPITAKVDVYSFGVVLLELLMGARVSDWASNAGEEVEMVLRSIVRMLTENMMLEGSQQLWLVDFIDSMLNGQFDDLQARTMVKFAVSCLEDDSRKRPTMENLVQMLLSVDEDSGIMQ